One Arvicanthis niloticus isolate mArvNil1 chromosome 3, mArvNil1.pat.X, whole genome shotgun sequence DNA segment encodes these proteins:
- the LOC117705530 gene encoding L-threonine 3-dehydrogenase, mitochondrial, whose protein sequence is MLSLGMLKQVVSRTAQSKASSCRKLVLPLQFLGTSQHRIPADANFHSTSFSEAEPPRVLITGGLGQLGVGLANLLRKRFGKDNVILSDIKKPPAHVFHSGPFVYANVLDYKNLREIVVNHRISWLFHYSALLSAVGEANVSLARDVNITGLHNILDVAAEYNVRLFVPSTIGAFGPTSPRNPAPDLCIQRPTTIYGVSKVHTELMGEYYYYRYGLDFRCLRYPGIISADSQLGGGTTDYAVQIFHAAAKTGTFECNLEASTRLPMMYISDCLRATLEVMEAPAERLSMRTYNIGAMSFTPEELAQALRKHAPNFQITYCVDPLRQAIAESWPMILDDSNARKDWGWKHDFDLPELVATMLNFHGVSARVAQVN, encoded by the exons ATGCTGTCCCTTGGGATGCTAAAACAGGTAGTCAGCAGGACAGCACAGAGCAAAGCCTCTAGCTGCCGGAAGCTTGTCCTGCCTTTGCAGTTTCTAGGCACCTCCCAGCATCGAATCCCAGCAGATGCCAACTTCCACTCCACCTCATTCTCAGAAGCAGAGCCTCCTCGGGTCTTGATCACAg GGGGTCTTGGCCAGCTGGGAGTAGGACTTGCTAACCTCTTGAG GAAACGATTTGGGAAAGACAATGTGATTCTATCAGACATAAAGAAGCCTCCTGCTCATGTCTTCCATAGTG GCCCATTTGTTTATGCCAACGTCTTGGATTACAAGAACCTTCGTGAGATTGTGGTGAACCACCGCATCAGCTGGCTGTTTCACTACAGTGCCCTGCTAAGTGCCGTGGGAGAAGCAAATGTGTCCTTGGCCAGAGATGTGAATATAACCG GACTGCATAACATTCTAGATGTTGCAGCCGAATACAATGTGAGATTGTTTGTGCCCAGTACGATTGGAGCCTTTGGACCTACCTCTCCTCGAAACCCTGCGCCTGATCTCTGTATTCAAAGGCCTACGACCATCTATGGAGTATCCAAGGTCCATACAGAGCTCATGGGAGAA tacTATTATTACCGGTATGGGTTAGATTTCCGGTGCCTGAGATATCCTGGAATCATTTCTGCAGATTCCCAGCTTGGAGGAGGAACAACTG ACTACGCAGTCCAGATTTTCCATGCTGCAGCAAAAACCGGCACATTTGAGTGCAACCTTGAGGCCAGCACCAGGCTCCCGATGATGTACATCAGTGACTGCCTCAGGGCCACCCTAGAAGTCATGGAAGCCCCTGCGGAGCGCCTGTCCATGAGGACCTACAACATTGGCGCCATGAGCTTCACCCCCGAAGAGCTGGCCCAGGCGCTTCGCAAGCACGCGCCTAACTTTCAGATCACCTACTGCGTGGATCCCCTCCGACAGGCTATAG CCGAGAGCTGGCCCATGATTCTAGATGACAGCAATGCTCGGAAGGACTGGGGCTGGAAGCATGACTTTGATCTTCCGGAGTTGGTGGCTACGATGCTCAACTTCCACGGAGTCAGCGCCAGAGTTGCCCAAGTGAACTGA